The stretch of DNA TGGCTAAATAGCAGTCCCTTACTCATTAATTCTATCCACCCTCACCTCCACCGACCAATCAATCCCCTACCCATTCGAACAAAGGCCATCCGTGCCATGAACTGGGTGGGTAGACTGCGGCCAGGAGGATGCATGCCCCCTCTCGTCATCTGGCCCCAACCGCGTCGCTTACTCCAGCCCTGGCTGGATGGGTTCGCACGCTATACCTTGCTCACCGCACTGGCACCAACGCTCATCAGTGGAACCGCGTGTACCGGAAACGGTGCCTCGGGGGGCTACCCGGACAGCGGTCCGGCCGCACAACTGCTCCAATCACCGCTCGCCCGCCCCCCAGTACGCTTCGTGCCAGAGGACGAGGCTCCCATCGACATCGAAAAGCTGAATCTACTCGACACGGATGGAGATGGCGTTCCCGATGGCGAGGATAACTGCCCTAACGTTCCCAATAGCGCCCAAGCCGATGCGGACGGCGATGGCTTTGGCGACGCCTGTGAGCCCCAACCGCTCCGCGTGGATACCGCTACGGCCCTGAGCGTCACCCCGTCACCCGTCCGAGTGAATCAGCCGCTCACCCTGATGATGGTCGTCCACAATTCGGGCTCAGAGGACGCCCTGTTCATCGCGGGTGCAATTTCACTCCCCCTCTCGCTCGACTTCGTCTCGGTGGCCACTAGTCAGGGCTCGTGCACGCACAGTAAGCAGACCAGCATCCTCTGCAAGCTCGACAATCTCGCTCCGGACAATCACCTCACGGTAACCGTCCAATGCATTCCACGCGCCCCTGGAAAGCAAACTTTCAAGGCATTCGCAAAAACCAAGGCCCTGGATCACGACGCAAACAGCGGCAACGACTCTGCCTCCACCAGTCTGACCGTCCTGCCCTGAACCCCTCGCAAACAGAGCGCCATACCCACGTCTCACCTTTCGCATGTTACGCAGCTTCGAAGGCGCGCCTTCATCGGAGCAGGCGTCCACCTGCGGCGCCTCCTCTCCGTAACGCACACAATTGCCCCCTGATTAGCCATACGAGAGGCGCTCTCGACCGTGTGGCCGCAAGATGAAGTTGCTTGATTCGCCTACTTCAACCACCCAACTCAATCGCAACGAGCACCACACTAGGCATCCACGGAAACCCGCCCCCAACCAACCCACCACACCCGCCTACCGCCAAGTCAAATATATCCACCCCAACCACACCCCAGGCACAATGTCCAGTCACCGACACCAACCACAGCCACAATCCCATCACAGCACCACAGTTTGATATATCCAATTCGGGCCCAACGGCCCGCATCCGCAGTCACCGAAGCAAGCCCAACCCTCCCACCCGGCAAGGAGCGACACTAATGACTTGGTTCCGATTCCCGAGCCAGACGGCTGCCCTCATCGTGGCGATAGCCGCAGGCGCGATTGGGACAATCCCAACTCACGCAGTGGCGGACGGCTGCAGTGAGGCCAATGCGTGGGTAGCGCAGAATGCGAACTCGCTCCCCAAGACCTACGACGAGTTCGTCCAACAACCAACAATGTACCGAAAAGCCATCTACTCCGCATCATCCCCCGAGACCAAGGCCGCTCTTTGGAGAGACCACCTCAACCGCTACCTGCAAGAACATCCCGAGCTCAATTCCGAGCAAACAGAGTTCATCCGCGAGACAATTGCCAAACTGACGCCCGAACTCTTCCGGAACACGACCGCTCCTGCAGTGTCGCCACAAGTTGTTGCAATAAGAGCCCGTAGCGAAGAACTTTTCTCGAAAGAAGAAGCCGGGCTCCTCATCGCCCAA from Myxococcus xanthus encodes:
- a CDS encoding thrombospondin type 3 repeat-containing protein; protein product: MPPLVIWPQPRRLLQPWLDGFARYTLLTALAPTLISGTACTGNGASGGYPDSGPAAQLLQSPLARPPVRFVPEDEAPIDIEKLNLLDTDGDGVPDGEDNCPNVPNSAQADADGDGFGDACEPQPLRVDTATALSVTPSPVRVNQPLTLMMVVHNSGSEDALFIAGAISLPLSLDFVSVATSQGSCTHSKQTSILCKLDNLAPDNHLTVTVQCIPRAPGKQTFKAFAKTKALDHDANSGNDSASTSLTVLP
- a CDS encoding bacteriocin fulvocin C-related protein; this translates as MTWFRFPSQTAALIVAIAAGAIGTIPTHAVADGCSEANAWVAQNANSLPKTYDEFVQQPTMYRKAIYSASSPETKAALWRDHLNRYLQEHPELNSEQTEFIRETIAKLTPELFRNTTAPAVSPQVVAIRARSEELFSKEEAGLLIAQLGPVEDAATLAVKCTCSTKSDYCGSGHDCYLANCDQVNGCGDLWLYKCDGICYSP